A single region of the Rhodococcus sp. W8901 genome encodes:
- a CDS encoding BTAD domain-containing putative transcriptional regulator, whose translation MQTVTSDPQSPAPTEPPVEVALLGGVATRRDGVLIPLPGPRARALLVALARRPGHSRSAAALVEDVWGDAPPKSPANALHTQISRLRSALPDGAIEAGPAGYRLALAPEQVDLTRARLLAREAGQRHADGDQRGALDAVRRARALWRGEPGADLPGGDLADDLATEAASHRGALDAVELAALLASGEFAVALPIARAAAGASPLDEGAHALLMECLHGSGRSNEALEVFAGLRGRLADRLGVDPSARLVDLNAAILRGDRTDRAARKESGGAVETAEAAEAAGFSEAATRMLPNVIGLRAAPNPLLGRKTDLAALELLLASSRVVTVLGPGGTGKTRVAHAVGAEVSGRMPVALVELAPLRSGEDLIAAISGTLGLSEADLTPGALTRTRIHDARQRLRDALSARPSLLILDNCEHLIDDAADAVSDLIAASPHLTVLATSRSPMSITAEAVYPLAPLAIDDDGSPATELFRARALAVRPSVRLDDGEVERLCRTLDGLPLAIELAAARVRTLSVEEINARLVDRFALLRSGDRTSPERHRTLRAVIDWSWNLLEEPEQAALRRICRFPAGFTADAAVAVAQWGEVVDVADALEGLVNQSMLSVVEPPDGADAVGLRYHMLETVREFGEEQSDGDEDAEVRRRTVEWAECFSREVFHDFMSGRQIAAAHRVEAEHDNLLAVLRYALSEKLVRAVFTIFPVLGGMWAFRGAHSEVFAWAPRVLELDDSGLPAEDVPADHLAAAYVLAAAHMAMGGNLRVVAIARTRLRRLLAARTDISGSSRVNATLMLVPGSGRGLARTLATAVRSTDPGARSSALIARANLRENIGDLFGSESDARQALALAEELNDSWGLAMVCQHLGGLYSQSARYGEAVEFYRRSAEVLWTMHLYDESLQVRGFMVAALVGADRIADARTELAALVPLHASAQGSGANSDHDTNNQAALSASTAEADLATGVVDRGLAEYRRAAEQAGDLAGELPADPFEIMVVSAVVDAHVLAGRSELVADLALRLEAVAMQRLGSRGYPDLPQTGAVACAVGSFAVATGRAVERGVRLLALAAKVKARQDYPSMRLERHLELAKDLLGHDAVAAALASVEGTPRAAARREILGLLSETEA comes from the coding sequence GTGCAAACCGTGACGAGCGATCCCCAGTCCCCGGCACCCACGGAGCCGCCGGTCGAGGTGGCGCTGTTGGGTGGCGTTGCCACACGCCGAGACGGTGTCCTGATTCCGTTGCCCGGGCCGCGCGCCCGCGCTCTGTTGGTGGCGCTCGCGCGGCGGCCCGGACACAGCCGCAGCGCCGCGGCGCTGGTCGAGGACGTCTGGGGTGACGCCCCGCCGAAGTCCCCGGCCAACGCCCTGCACACACAGATCTCCCGGCTGCGCTCGGCGCTGCCGGACGGGGCGATCGAGGCCGGTCCGGCCGGCTACCGGCTTGCCCTTGCACCGGAACAGGTCGATCTGACGCGCGCGCGTCTGCTCGCGCGGGAAGCGGGACAGCGTCACGCCGACGGGGACCAGCGGGGCGCGCTGGACGCGGTGCGCCGGGCCCGGGCGCTGTGGCGCGGCGAGCCGGGGGCGGACCTGCCCGGCGGCGACCTCGCCGACGACCTGGCGACCGAGGCCGCGTCGCATCGCGGCGCGCTCGACGCGGTGGAACTCGCTGCGCTGCTGGCGTCCGGCGAGTTCGCCGTCGCGCTGCCGATCGCGCGTGCCGCGGCGGGTGCGTCGCCGCTCGACGAGGGCGCGCACGCGCTGCTCATGGAGTGCCTGCACGGCTCGGGTCGATCCAACGAGGCGCTCGAGGTGTTCGCAGGGTTGCGCGGCCGGTTGGCCGATCGCCTGGGCGTGGACCCGTCCGCCCGGCTCGTCGACCTCAATGCCGCCATCCTGCGCGGCGATCGGACCGATCGCGCGGCGCGGAAGGAGTCGGGCGGTGCGGTGGAGACAGCGGAGGCAGCGGAGGCAGCGGGGTTTTCGGAGGCGGCAACCCGGATGCTGCCCAACGTGATCGGGCTCCGCGCCGCGCCCAACCCGCTGCTCGGACGGAAGACCGATCTGGCGGCGCTCGAACTGCTGCTGGCGTCGTCGCGGGTGGTGACCGTCCTGGGGCCCGGTGGCACCGGCAAGACGCGGGTCGCGCACGCGGTGGGGGCCGAGGTCTCGGGCCGGATGCCGGTTGCGCTCGTCGAACTCGCGCCGCTGCGCAGCGGCGAGGACCTGATCGCCGCGATCAGCGGCACCCTCGGTCTGAGCGAGGCCGACCTCACGCCGGGCGCGCTCACCCGCACCCGGATCCACGACGCGCGCCAGCGGTTGCGCGACGCGCTGTCGGCCCGACCGTCGCTGCTGATTCTCGACAACTGCGAGCACCTGATCGACGACGCCGCCGACGCGGTGTCCGACCTGATCGCCGCGAGCCCGCACCTGACGGTCCTCGCGACCAGCCGGTCGCCGATGTCGATCACCGCGGAGGCGGTGTATCCGCTGGCACCGTTGGCGATCGACGACGACGGATCGCCCGCCACCGAACTGTTCCGGGCACGGGCGCTCGCGGTGCGCCCCTCGGTGCGTCTGGACGACGGTGAGGTCGAGCGCCTGTGCCGGACGCTGGACGGGCTGCCGCTCGCGATCGAGCTCGCCGCGGCACGGGTCCGCACACTCAGCGTCGAGGAGATCAACGCCCGACTGGTGGACCGGTTCGCGCTGCTGCGTTCGGGGGACCGGACGTCGCCGGAACGGCACCGCACGCTCCGTGCCGTGATCGACTGGAGTTGGAACCTGCTCGAGGAGCCGGAGCAGGCGGCGTTGCGTCGAATATGCCGATTCCCGGCAGGATTCACGGCCGACGCCGCGGTCGCCGTGGCGCAGTGGGGCGAGGTCGTCGACGTCGCCGATGCACTCGAGGGCCTGGTGAACCAGTCGATGCTGTCGGTGGTCGAACCGCCCGACGGCGCCGATGCCGTGGGGCTTCGGTACCACATGCTCGAGACCGTGCGGGAGTTCGGCGAGGAGCAGTCGGACGGTGACGAGGACGCCGAGGTGCGTCGTCGGACGGTCGAGTGGGCGGAGTGCTTCTCGCGGGAGGTGTTCCACGACTTCATGTCCGGCCGTCAGATCGCGGCGGCGCACCGTGTCGAGGCCGAGCACGACAACCTGCTCGCGGTGCTGCGATATGCGCTGTCGGAGAAGCTCGTTCGCGCCGTCTTCACGATCTTCCCCGTGCTCGGCGGCATGTGGGCCTTTCGCGGCGCGCACTCCGAGGTCTTCGCGTGGGCACCGCGAGTGCTCGAACTCGACGATTCCGGCCTCCCCGCCGAGGACGTACCCGCGGATCACCTCGCGGCGGCGTACGTGCTGGCCGCCGCCCACATGGCGATGGGAGGCAATCTGCGCGTGGTCGCGATTGCCCGCACTCGTCTGCGACGACTGCTCGCCGCCCGCACGGACATCAGCGGGTCGTCGCGGGTGAACGCCACACTGATGTTGGTGCCCGGATCGGGGCGCGGCCTGGCGCGGACGCTCGCGACGGCGGTGCGGTCGACCGACCCGGGGGCGCGCAGCTCCGCGTTGATCGCGCGCGCCAACCTCCGGGAGAACATCGGGGACCTGTTCGGTTCGGAGTCCGACGCACGGCAGGCGCTCGCCCTGGCGGAGGAACTGAACGACAGCTGGGGCCTGGCGATGGTGTGTCAGCACCTCGGCGGCCTGTACTCCCAGTCCGCGCGCTACGGCGAAGCGGTCGAGTTCTACCGGCGGTCCGCCGAAGTCCTGTGGACGATGCACCTGTACGACGAGAGCCTGCAGGTGCGCGGTTTCATGGTGGCTGCTCTCGTCGGTGCCGACCGGATCGCCGACGCGCGCACCGAACTCGCGGCGCTCGTCCCGCTGCACGCGAGCGCGCAGGGCAGCGGCGCGAACAGCGATCACGACACGAACAACCAGGCAGCGTTGTCGGCGAGTACCGCGGAGGCCGATCTGGCCACCGGTGTCGTCGATCGGGGACTGGCCGAATACCGCCGGGCGGCCGAACAGGCCGGCGACCTCGCGGGCGAGCTTCCGGCCGATCCGTTCGAGATCATGGTCGTGTCCGCTGTCGTGGACGCGCACGTACTCGCCGGACGCTCGGAACTTGTCGCAGATCTGGCACTTCGCCTCGAAGCCGTTGCGATGCAGCGCCTC
- a CDS encoding 1,4-dihydroxy-2-naphthoate polyprenyltransferase codes for MASVSQWIEGARPRTLPNAIAPVFAGTGAAASLDGAVWWKALLALVVSLALIVGVNFANDYSDGIRGTDDERVGPLRLVGSGLASPGAVKGAAMGCFAVAAVAGIALALVSAWWLILIGAVCILGAWFYTGGKKPYGYSGFGEIAVFVFFGLVAVLGTEFVQAERVDWAGLLAAIAVGSYSSAVLVANNLRDIPTDTESGKITLAVKLGDARTRTLHLALLVAPFVVTLALVARTPWALVGLIALPLAIKANAPVRTGGRGPALIPALAVTGMSMLVWATATGLALGLG; via the coding sequence ATGGCTTCTGTGTCCCAGTGGATCGAGGGCGCCCGACCGCGCACCCTGCCCAATGCGATCGCTCCGGTGTTCGCCGGTACCGGCGCGGCGGCGTCCCTCGACGGCGCGGTGTGGTGGAAGGCGCTGCTGGCGCTGGTGGTCTCGCTGGCGTTGATCGTCGGCGTCAACTTCGCGAACGACTACTCGGACGGCATCCGCGGCACCGACGACGAGCGGGTGGGCCCGCTGCGCCTCGTCGGGTCCGGGCTGGCCTCGCCCGGTGCGGTCAAGGGCGCCGCGATGGGCTGTTTCGCGGTGGCCGCGGTCGCGGGCATCGCCCTCGCCCTGGTCTCGGCGTGGTGGCTGATCCTGATCGGCGCAGTCTGCATCCTGGGCGCCTGGTTCTACACGGGCGGCAAGAAGCCCTACGGCTACAGCGGTTTCGGCGAGATCGCGGTGTTCGTGTTCTTCGGTCTGGTCGCGGTGCTCGGCACCGAGTTCGTACAGGCCGAGCGTGTCGACTGGGCGGGTCTGCTGGCCGCGATCGCGGTCGGCTCGTACTCGAGCGCGGTGTTGGTGGCGAACAACCTGCGCGACATCCCGACCGACACCGAATCCGGGAAGATCACCCTCGCAGTGAAATTGGGGGACGCCCGCACCCGCACCCTGCACCTGGCGCTGCTGGTGGCGCCGTTCGTGGTGACCCTCGCGCTCGTCGCGCGCACGCCGTGGGCGCTCGTCGGTCTGATCGCGCTTCCGCTCGCGATCAAGGCCAACGCGCCCGTGCGGACCGGTGGCCGGGGACCCGCACTGATCCCGGCCCTCGCGGTCACCGGCATGTCGATGCTGGTGTGGGCCACGGCCACCGGACTCGCACTCGGTCTCGGCTGA
- a CDS encoding VOC family protein — protein MTIRRVVPDIHAKSLDDSRDFYAALGFAEVMNQGWVMTMASPSNPTAQVTLMGDDATAPVHPDMSVEVDDVDAVYEAMVARGATIVHPLQDEEWGVRRFFVRDPDGKVVNVLGHRTATD, from the coding sequence ATGACGATCCGCCGGGTCGTTCCCGACATCCACGCGAAATCGCTCGACGACAGCCGCGACTTCTATGCCGCGCTGGGCTTCGCCGAGGTGATGAATCAAGGGTGGGTGATGACGATGGCGTCACCGTCGAATCCCACCGCCCAGGTGACGCTGATGGGCGACGACGCGACGGCGCCGGTCCACCCCGACATGAGCGTCGAGGTGGACGATGTGGACGCGGTGTACGAGGCGATGGTCGCGCGCGGCGCGACCATCGTCCATCCGCTGCAGGACGAGGAGTGGGGTGTCCGACGGTTCTTCGTCCGTGATCCGGACGGGAAGGTCGTCAACGTTCTCGGGCACCGTACCGCGACCGACTAG
- a CDS encoding phage holin family protein, with protein MTFLIRLVINAVAIWLASQWVDGITIADSGEGTGNDVLIILGIALLFTVVNAFVKPIVQLLSLPLLILTLGLFTLVINALMLMLTSWISSQTEWGLSVDGFWTAVWGALIISLVNFLLSALVPDKK; from the coding sequence ATGACATTTCTGATACGCCTGGTGATCAACGCGGTCGCCATCTGGCTGGCCTCGCAATGGGTCGACGGCATCACGATCGCCGACTCGGGCGAGGGCACCGGAAACGACGTGCTGATCATCCTCGGGATCGCGCTGCTGTTCACGGTCGTGAACGCGTTCGTCAAGCCGATCGTGCAGTTGCTGTCGCTGCCGCTGCTGATCCTCACCCTCGGCCTGTTCACTCTCGTGATCAACGCGCTGATGCTGATGCTCACGTCGTGGATCAGTTCGCAGACCGAGTGGGGCCTGAGCGTCGACGGCTTCTGGACGGCGGTGTGGGGTGCGCTGATCATCTCGCTCGTGAACTTCTTGCTCAGCGCACTGGTTCCGGACAAGAAGTGA
- a CDS encoding inorganic pyrophosphatase codes for MDTNMASFLAALDELIRRATLRIDRPRGSAHPRFPEVVYPVDYGFLEDTGGGDAEGVDVFRGSAAGAGLVGVALTADLTKRDVEVKLLLDCSDDEIELVEHFLQERLRLNAAVIRRA; via the coding sequence ATGGACACGAACATGGCCTCGTTCCTCGCGGCCCTCGACGAGCTGATCCGCCGGGCCACGCTGCGGATCGACCGTCCCCGAGGCAGTGCGCACCCGCGGTTCCCCGAGGTGGTCTATCCCGTCGACTACGGGTTCCTCGAGGACACCGGCGGTGGTGACGCCGAGGGCGTCGACGTGTTTCGCGGCTCGGCCGCCGGCGCCGGACTGGTGGGTGTCGCTCTCACCGCGGATCTGACGAAGCGGGACGTCGAGGTGAAACTGCTGTTGGACTGTTCGGACGACGAGATCGAACTCGTCGAGCACTTCCTGCAAGAGCGTCTGCGCCTCAACGCCGCCGTCATCCGTCGCGCATGA
- a CDS encoding succinate dehydrogenase, producing the protein MPVCRVNWWTALGAGILLAVVGIAAGRFPLGVDASVAAGRQYGANQAVMYMQFNPVDPTDEQLHQWCRQGAELSAGMQVWYDGGVIQVGELDRTRFAEGCFESYRDGVR; encoded by the coding sequence ATGCCCGTGTGCCGAGTCAATTGGTGGACGGCCCTCGGCGCGGGGATCTTGCTCGCCGTGGTCGGCATCGCCGCCGGCCGGTTCCCGCTCGGTGTCGACGCCTCCGTGGCGGCCGGTCGTCAATACGGCGCCAACCAGGCCGTGATGTACATGCAGTTCAATCCGGTCGACCCGACGGACGAGCAGTTGCACCAGTGGTGCAGGCAGGGCGCGGAACTGTCCGCGGGCATGCAGGTCTGGTACGACGGCGGCGTCATCCAGGTCGGCGAACTCGACCGGACGCGTTTCGCGGAAGGCTGTTTCGAGAGCTACCGCGACGGAGTCCGCTGA